One window of the Periophthalmus magnuspinnatus isolate fPerMag1 chromosome 17, fPerMag1.2.pri, whole genome shotgun sequence genome contains the following:
- the LOC117385145 gene encoding cyclin-Y-like, which translates to MGGSVSSCCVSSSPKLRRKAHSRLDSCPPESDLSREDTVCSHLQHISDRENLDELNLASNPSDHPRDSTLFLSKSHNDVRDKRKSLFINNNGTSRRKYSSCSTIFLDDNTVSRPHLKYTVKCLSLAIYYHIKNRDPDGGMLLDIFDEKLHPLTKHEVPLDYDKHDPEQKQIYRFVRTLFSAAQLTAECAIVTLVYLERLLTYAEMDICPGNWKRIVLGAILLASKVWDDQAVWNVDYCQIMKDITVEDMNELERHFLELLQFNINVPSSVYAKYYFDLRSLSETNNLSYPLEPLSRDKAHKLEAISRLCDDKYREARRAARKRSASVDNLCGVKWVPAILS; encoded by the exons ATGGGGGGCTCGGTGTCGTCCTGCTGCGTCTCCTCCAGCCCGAAGCTCCGGAGGAAGGCCCACTCCCGCCTCGACTCCTGCCCACCAGAGTCCGACCTGAGCCGCGAGGACACCGTCTGCAGCCACCTACAGCACATCAGCGACCGGGAGAACCTGGACG AGCTGAACTTGGCGTCTAACCCTTCGGACCACCCTCGGGACAGCACCCTGTTCCTCAGCAAATCTCATAATGACG ttcGGGACAAAAGGAAGAGTCTGTTTATCAACAAT AATGGAACGAGCAGAAGGAAATACAGCTCATGTTCCACCATTTTCCTGGACGACAACACAGTGAGCCGCCCGCACCTCAAGTACACGGTCAAATG TCTGTCTTTGGCCATTTACTACCACATCAAGAACAG GGATCCAGACGGAGGGATGCTGCTGGACATTTTTGATGAGAAGCTTCACCCTCTCACA AAACACGAGGTCCCTCTCGACTACGACAAACACGACCCGGAGCAGAAGCAGATCTACAGATTTGTGAGAACGCTATTCAGCGCCGCTCAGCTCACGGCCGAGTGCGCCATCGTCACTCTG GTGTACCTGGAGAGGCTCCTGACCTACGCCGAGATGGACATCTGTCCCGGGAACTGGAAGAGGATCGTGTTAGGAGCCATTCTTCTGGCCTCCAAAGTGTGGGACGATCAGGCTGTGTGGAACGTGGACTACTGCCAGATCATGAAGGACATCACCGTGGAGGACAT gaacGAGTTGGAGCGTCACTTCCTGGAGCTGCTTCAGTTCAACATAAACGTCCCGTCGAGTGTTTACGCCAAATATTACTTTGACCTGCGCTCCCTGTCCGAGACCAACAACCTGAGCTACCCCCTGGAGCCTCTGAGCCGGGACAAGGCCCACAAACTAGAg gCGATTTCTCGACTCTGTGACGACAAATACAGAGAAGCCCGAAGAGCAGCGAGGAAGCGCTCAGCCAGTGTGGACAACCTGTGTGGAGTCAAGTGGGTCCCAGCGATACTCtcataa